In Gossypium raimondii isolate GPD5lz chromosome 12, ASM2569854v1, whole genome shotgun sequence, a single window of DNA contains:
- the LOC105761948 gene encoding uncharacterized protein LOC105761948 yields MEKGFLNKVEDNATVQTWSETTQQEKDDSLAEGYVSDFYGDLPYLLDVKVDKHLFRALAQFWNPAYSCFTFGSVDLVPTVEEYTALLRCSKIQVDKAYSRAANVPTFLKKLMNITGMSEQWVAARIKQKGDSKCIPWRNLKDLILAHPDTRKRVDVFTLGIYDLVVFPKALGHIDEAVTDLFDRLDKGLHGSDNSRNLQISNECQDHFWKVDKVSYRVFSENYSPLKEIVALPRKDNISEEKWMATLQNLQEGNIEWRAPWMLSDEILYRCGDFDWVPLLGIWGAIGYAPLLVLRQYRSRQFVPTTHGLAQCEFLYKCDGYKKKIREITNAWRQTHRLKRLAVGPSTTPEYIEWLNRRINDNIPVPG; encoded by the exons GAGACaacacaacaagagaaagaTGATAGTTTGGCCGAGGGATATGTGTCAGATTT CTATGGAGACCTACCTTACTTGCTCGACGTAAAGGTGGATAAGCACCTGTTCCGTGCCTTAGCCCAATTTTGGAACCCTGCTTATAGCTGTTTCACCTTTGGAAGTGTTGATTTAGTGCCTACAGTGGAGGAATACACGGCATTGCTTCGTTGTTCAAAAATTCAAGTGGACAAAGCCTATTCAAGAGCTGCTAATGTTCCAAcctttttgaagaaattgatgaatattacggggatgagtgagcaatgggtcGCAGCACGAATCAAACAAAAGGGAGATAGTAAGTGTATTCCTTGGAGGAACCTGAAAGATTTAATTCTAGCACACCCGGATACGAGGAAGAGGGTTGATGTCTTCACCTTGGGTATTTACGATTTAGTTGTCTTTCCTAAAGCTTTGGGACATATTGATGAAGCAGTCACTGACCTTTTTGACCGTCTTGACAAGGGGTTACACGGTTCCGATAATTCGCGAAACCTTCAGATCTCGAATGAATGTCAAGA tcacttttggaaggtggataaggtTTCTTATCGggttttttctgaaaattattcgCCCTTGAAAGAAATAGTGGCATTACCGAGGAAGGATAATATCTCAGAGGAAAAATGGATGGCAACTCTTCAGAATCTTCAAGAGGGGAATATTgaatggagagctccttggATGCTGTCAGATGAGATCTTATATAGGTGTGGAGATTTTGACTGGGTCCCTTTACTTGGGATTTGGGGGGCTATTGGCTATGCGCCGTTATTGGTACTGAGacagtataggtcaaggcagttCGTACCAACAACCCATGGATTAGCTCAGTGTGAATTCTTGTATAAGTGTGATGGTTACAAGAAGAAGATACGAGAAATTACTAATGCTTGGAGGCAGACTCACCGATTGAAAAGGTTGGCAGTAGGTCCATCAACGACGCCTGAATATATCGAGTGGCTAAATAGAAGGATCAATGATAACATACCTGTACCAGGTTAA
- the LOC128035439 gene encoding uncharacterized protein LOC128035439 produces MNGEMIENAIRSGKIDAGESKRRSAPKRKENEVNNASMYNKGYSKSVTVSQPGKVAANQQSLSRQEVGTRRNTKRLQFTPIPMSYKELYRNLFDAHVVSLFYLKPLQPLYPKWYDVNAQCNYHAGTTGHSIENCTAFKRLVERLIGMSVVKFDDSTMVENLLPNHTDNGVNMMGEDRRIKTDIADVKTPLRWVWKEMVKRGLVVSEGSCEKRGNYCEFHHEVGHETQECTEFRAMLQGMMDNRKMKFCEGVQEENHVCASELALGVPKANHPVVIISRPQNSEVGARITPKVIIQKPTVFAYKDNRRVPWNYDCNVTIPGKEDIISKEDQDEERHCEQMKDRVEPIREETSVGRKKKAVEPELLVNEPIKEEEAREFLKFIKHSEYSVVEQLHKQPARISVLALLLNSEGHRNALLNVLNETYVADDISVNKLDQLVGNISADNFISFSDDEIPPGGMGSTRALHITARCK; encoded by the coding sequence atgaatggcgagatgattgaGAACGCCATCAGGAGTGGGAAGATCGATGCGGGAGAGAGTAAGAGAAGATCAGCTCCGAAGAGGAAGGAAAACGAGGTGAACAACGCGAGTATGTACAACAAGGGTTACTCGAAGTCAGTAACAGTGAGTCAGCCAGGAAAAGTGGCTGCCAATCAGCAAAGCTTGTCGAGACAAGAGGTCGGTACAAGGCGAAATACTAAGAGGCTCCAATTCACGCCAATTCCTATGTCGTACAAGGAACTATACCGAAACTTATTTGACGCACACGTAGTTTCCCTTTTCTATCTAAAGCCCTTGCAGCCCctgtatcccaaatggtacgatgTGAATGCACAATGCAACTATCATGCGGGGACAAcagggcattccatagaaaactgTACGGCCTTTAAGAGGTTGGTAGAAAGGCTCATTGGTATGAgtgtcgttaaatttgatgactCGACCATGGTAGAAAATCTGTTACCGAACCACACTGACAATGGGGTAAATATGATGGGCGAGGACAGAAGAATCAAGACAGACATTGCGGATGTGAAAACTCCTTTGAGATGGGTCTGGAAGGAGATGGTGAAAAGGGGACTAGTCGTCTCAGAAGGAAGCTGTGAAAAGAGGGggaactactgtgagttccaccaTGAAGTGGGGCATGAAACTCAAGAGTGTACGGAGTTCAGAGCTATGTTACAAGGCATGATGGATAATAGGAAGATGAAATTCTGTGAAGGGGTTCAAGAGGAGAACCATGTATGCGCGTCAGAGTTGGCATTGGGAGTTCCGAAGGCTAACCATCCTGTGGTTATTATCTCGCGACCTCAAAATAGTGAGGTTGGGGCACGAATAACACCAAAAGTAATCATTCAAAAACCGACTGTGTTTGCATATAAGGATAACAGGAGGGTTCCTTGGAATTACGATTGTAATGTGACAATCCCGGGGAAGGAGGATATAATCAGTAAAGAGGATCAGGATGAAGAAAGGCACTGTGAACAGATGAAAGATCGAGTAGAGCCAATAAGAGAAGAAACTTCAGTTGGAAGGAAGAAGAAGGCGGTCGAGCCTGAATTATTGGTCAATGAACCAATCAAAGAGGAGGAAGCTAGAGAGTTCTTGAAGTTCATAAAGCATAGCGAGTACAGTGTTGTGGAACAGCTGCACAAACAACCAGCTCGCATATCTGTGCTAGCTTTACTCCTGAACTCGGAGGGACATCGAAATGCACTACTGAATgtgctaaatgaaacttatgtggCCGACGATATCTCTGTTAACAAGTTGGATCAACTGGTCGGTAATATAAGCGCTGATAATTTCATCTCCTTTAGCgatgatgaaataccacctGGGGGTATGGGATCTACTAGAGCTTTACACATCACTGCAAGGTGTAAATAG